One Candidatus Eisenbacteria bacterium genomic window, TGCTCGGATCCAACTTCTTGATTCCGGACAGCACGCCCAGCCCGTCGATCTCTCCCGGCATCTTGATATCCGTCACGACGACGTCAAAATTCTCTTCCTCCGCCTTCTGGAGGGCGTCGCGTCCCGAGGTGGCCACGTGCACTTCGTATCCTTCCTTGGAAAGAAGGATCGAAAGAAACTGGACCATGCTCTCTTCGTCATCGACCACCAGAATTTTTTCGCCGCTCACCTGATCTACCTCGCTCGACAAGGGGTTACGCCGCGTGGGCGACGGTTCGCGCCGTGCTCGTTGCTTTCGGGATCCACACCCGCATGGTCGTCCCCGCCCCGAGACGGCTCTCGGCCTCCATGGCGCCTCCATGGCGCTCCACAATCCGGTTGGCAATGGCAAGTCCCAGCCCGGTCCCTCCCCGTTTTGTGGAGTAAAACGGCTCGAAAATCAGCTCGATCTCCGGCGCCGCGATTCCGATCCCGTTATCCTGCACTTCGACACAGACGAACGAGGGCGAGGTCCCGCCGGTCTGGACCGACGGCCTCTCGTGCCGCGCGGCGATCCGAACTTCGACCCGGCCGTCGGCCTCGATCGCCTCGAGCGCATTCAGGATCAGATTCATCAGCACCTGCCTCATCTGCTCGGAATCCACGTGCACGTGGACATCCACGCTCCGGCCCGCGAAGCCCAGGGATTTTCCCTCCGCGCTCGGGTGACGTAGCGCGACATCGACCGTCTCCTGGAGCAGCGCGTCCAAGTCCAGCGTCTCGCACTTGAGCGGCCGTTCGCGCGCATAGTCGAGCAGCTCGCGGATGAAGTTGTCGAGACGCTCGGACTCCCTCACGATCAGATCCAGGAGCCTGGCGTTCTCTCCCTTCACCTTGAGCTCGCGCTGCAACACCTCCACCGATCCGCTGATGGGGTTCAGGCAATTTCGGATCTCGTGCGCGATTCCGGCCGAGAGCTCCCCGATCGCCGCGAGCGTCTCGCGCCGGCGGATCCGCTCTTCCAGGGCCCTCACGTCGGAGAGATCCTGGAAGAGACCGATCACCCCGCGCCTCCGTCCGTCCGGATCGCGCAGGAGGCTCGTCGACATGCCGAGCGGCACCTTGGATCCGTCCGGCCTCACGATCGAGATCGCCACGCGGCTCCCTTCCGTTCCCTGCTCGAGCGCCTCACGCACGCGCTCGGTGAACTCCTTGAGGCCCGGTCCGAAGGCGTCCACGTACGGCTGTCCGCGCATCGAGTCGACGGGGCAGCCCGCAATTTCCGACGCCGCACGATTCCAATGCCGCACGATTCCGTCCGCATCCACCGTCACCATCCCGCTCGACATGTTTTCCAAGATGCTCTCCGTGTCGAAAAGCGCGCGGTTCAATTCCTCCTGCGCGTTCTCCAGGGCCCGGCGTCCCTCGTTCAACCGCCGTCCCAAGTAGCCCCCGATCACCCCGACGACAAAGAGGAGCGGCACGTACAAGAGCATCCGCAGCAAGAGCGCCGCGTCGCCCAACCCTTGCGTCAGCCCGTACGGCATCGTCGGCATCAGCCCCTGCCGGCCCGCCAGGTAGAACCCGGCGTAGGCCAGCGAGGAGAGCGCCGCCAGAAGCACCCCGCCGCCGATCGAGAGGAACACCCCCCCGAGGAGCGGCGACAGGAGGTACAGCGGCACGAACTGGCTTTCCG contains:
- a CDS encoding PAS domain-containing protein; its protein translation is MAARRANPEADGDRDLGLAVQAVILGRVALLGLVTAMAVAFSGGPLGDERQFPFGFFLFTVAGLAFAYQRVLKSGGDSRNLLATQFLVDVATTSYLVFFTGGAESQFVPLYLLSPLLGGVFLSIGGGVLLAALSSLAYAGFYLAGRQGLMPTMPYGLTQGLGDAALLLRMLLYVPLLFVVGVIGGYLGRRLNEGRRALENAQEELNRALFDTESILENMSSGMVTVDADGIVRHWNRAASEIAGCPVDSMRGQPYVDAFGPGLKEFTERVREALEQGTEGSRVAISIVRPDGSKVPLGMSTSLLRDPDGRRRGVIGLFQDLSDVRALEERIRRRETLAAIGELSAGIAHEIRNCLNPISGSVEVLQRELKVKGENARLLDLIVRESERLDNFIRELLDYARERPLKCETLDLDALLQETVDVALRHPSAEGKSLGFAGRSVDVHVHVDSEQMRQVLMNLILNALEAIEADGRVEVRIAARHERPSVQTGGTSPSFVCVEVQDNGIGIAAPEIELIFEPFYSTKRGGTGLGLAIANRIVERHGGAMEAESRLGAGTTMRVWIPKATSTARTVAHAA